In one window of Haloimpatiens sp. FM7315 DNA:
- a CDS encoding type I restriction enzyme endonuclease domain-containing protein — translation MWITGFDVPSMDTMYLDKPVETHNLIQTISRVNRVFKGKEEGLIVDYIGLEGAILTAMKLYNGDIRPINGIDTSLVIFKDFMDRIIRLMNALDYSKFFTNNITPAERLCIIQNGVEFVLAEKSRRDNFMGFTQRAKKAFDVCIGHDEITESEVEHLHYFMCVRSIIFKMTLGDTPDTTLMNKKVSELVNKAISSTYSDKVFNFEEHPADDVQFLFSDEFLDKLKKIPYPHTRYQALVKLLKKAIKEFGKTNILKASDFSKKLKNVIDRYNSRNEISEVEEIIEDLVDNLSEELERIFNEMKDEQQSFETLGISYDEKAFYDILLAVADKYGFRDKLEDKKYIFLAKEIKKLVSNKSKYTDWTNRQDVKDELYTDVAVLLKKNGYPPTTIDDTYEEIMKQVENYKHNNVS, via the coding sequence ATGTGGATTACTGGATTTGACGTTCCGTCAATGGATACTATGTATCTTGACAAGCCTGTGGAAACACACAACCTAATTCAAACAATTTCTCGTGTCAATCGTGTATTTAAAGGCAAAGAAGAAGGATTGATTGTTGATTACATTGGCTTGGAAGGTGCTATTCTTACAGCTATGAAACTTTACAATGGAGATATTAGACCGATAAACGGAATCGATACATCTCTTGTTATTTTCAAAGACTTCATGGATAGAATCATTAGATTAATGAACGCGCTAGATTACAGTAAATTTTTTACAAACAATATTACTCCGGCTGAGAGATTGTGCATTATACAAAATGGTGTAGAATTTGTACTTGCAGAAAAATCCCGTAGGGATAATTTTATGGGATTTACCCAACGTGCAAAAAAAGCATTTGATGTTTGCATCGGTCATGATGAGATTACTGAATCCGAAGTAGAACACTTACACTATTTTATGTGTGTTCGCTCTATTATATTTAAGATGACTTTAGGCGATACACCTGATACCACACTGATGAATAAAAAAGTGTCAGAACTTGTAAACAAAGCTATTAGTTCTACATACAGTGACAAAGTGTTCAATTTTGAAGAACACCCTGCCGATGATGTGCAGTTTCTCTTTAGTGATGAATTTTTAGATAAGCTAAAGAAAATTCCATATCCGCATACCAGATATCAAGCCCTTGTAAAATTGCTTAAAAAAGCTATTAAGGAATTTGGTAAAACAAATATTTTAAAGGCTAGTGATTTTTCAAAAAAACTTAAAAATGTTATTGACCGCTATAATTCTAGAAATGAAATTAGCGAAGTTGAGGAAATCATTGAAGATTTAGTTGATAACCTCAGCGAAGAACTTGAAAGAATATTCAATGAGATGAAGGATGAGCAACAATCATTTGAAACTCTTGGAATTTCATATGATGAAAAAGCGTTCTATGACATTCTACTTGCTGTTGCTGATAAATATGGGTTTAGAGATAAACTTGAAGATAAGAAGTATATTTTCTTGGCAAAGGAAATTAAAAAGTTAGTAAGCAACAAATCTAAATACACTGACTGGACAAACCGCCAAGATGTTAAAGATGAATTATATACCGATGTTGCTGTTCTTCTCAAGAAAAATGGATACCCACCTACAACCATTGATGATACCTATGAAGAAATCATGAAACAGGTGGAAAATTATAAACATAATAATGTAAGCTAA
- a CDS encoding ATP cone domain-containing protein codes for MKVIKRNGREQKFDLDKIKISIERASDDTKIPLTRSDSENISKKIEKDILRDYKEFINYTQIRKVVEKNLVKEGFEKIAEAYKNI; via the coding sequence ATGAAGGTAATTAAAAGGAATGGAAGAGAACAAAAATTTGATTTAGATAAAATAAAAATATCAATAGAAAGAGCTTCAGATGATACAAAGATACCTTTGACAAGATCGGATTCTGAAAATATATCAAAAAAGATTGAGAAAGATATATTAAGGGATTACAAAGAGTTTATAAATTATACTCAGATAAGAAAAGTAGTAGAAAAAAATTTGGTAAAAGAAGGCTTTGAAAAAATAGCTGAGGCGTATAAAAATATATAG